Proteins from one Ananas comosus cultivar F153 linkage group 5, ASM154086v1, whole genome shotgun sequence genomic window:
- the LOC109709838 gene encoding horcolin-like translates to MQLIKMGPCGGDGGGQRDMDMRGVTRIVKIAVRSGQIIDAVSFLYDRSGALEWGSQWGGSGGSFNVPIKMGPCGGHGGDQRDMDMRGVTRIAKIALRCGGAIDAVSFLYERSGNLEWTPQWGGAGGGFHEINLARDEYLTNVIRLL, encoded by the exons ATGCAGCTGATAAAGATGGGGCCTTGTGGCGGGGACGGAGGCGGTCAAAGGGACATGGACATGAGGGGGGTGACGCGCATAGTGAAGATAGCGGTCCGCAGCGGGCAAATCATCGACGCCGTTTCGTTCTTATACGACCGCAGCGGTGCCCTTGAGTGGGGTTCCCAGTGGGGGGGCAGCGGCGGCAGCTTCAATGTG CCGATAAAGATGGGGCCTTGTGGCGGGCACGGAGGCGATCAAAGGGACATGGACATGAGGGGGGTGACGCGCATTGCTAAGATAGCGCTCCGCTGCGGGGGAGCCATCGACGCCGTTTCGTTCTTATACGAGCGCAGCGGTAACCTCGAGTGGACTCCCCAGTGggggggcgccggcggcggtTTCCATGAG ATTAATCTCGCACGGGATGAATATCTAACTAATGTTATACGGTTACTTTAA